One Acaryochloris thomasi RCC1774 DNA window includes the following coding sequences:
- a CDS encoding response regulator, which produces MTAPAPASPVVLIIDDDRSTRGLLNLAMSTEGYQVVEAKDGEQGLAEYRISQPNLVLMDAVMPGMDGFNCCQRLRQLPGGDRVPLLILTVLDDQASVDQAFAVGATDYITKPINWPVLSERVRRLLATHQALITAEATCSKLEGWTQCLSQSLHNHDQELWEQLQQLVNALQSVTLTHRIHLWQQQTSRWVESAALPSLENPSNFDLALQPDWQHRLQQGEILALDQLSLTKDPAPPALWDNLQALQTRALVVVPILAEQQLWGTLYLHSPQPDPNWSDTTLERLADLQIILKLILAQQQ; this is translated from the coding sequence ATGACCGCGCCAGCCCCAGCCTCTCCCGTCGTTCTGATTATTGACGACGATCGCTCTACCCGTGGACTCTTGAATCTCGCCATGTCAACAGAAGGCTATCAAGTGGTGGAAGCCAAAGATGGCGAGCAGGGGCTGGCAGAATATCGGATCAGTCAGCCTAATTTAGTGCTAATGGATGCCGTCATGCCAGGAATGGATGGCTTCAACTGCTGTCAGCGTCTCCGTCAGCTACCAGGGGGCGATCGCGTTCCGCTGCTGATTCTCACGGTGCTGGATGATCAAGCCTCCGTCGATCAGGCCTTTGCTGTCGGGGCCACCGACTACATTACCAAGCCGATTAATTGGCCCGTTCTTTCAGAGCGAGTCCGGAGGCTGTTGGCGACCCACCAAGCTCTGATCACCGCCGAGGCCACGTGCAGCAAACTAGAGGGCTGGACCCAGTGCCTGAGCCAAAGTCTCCATAATCATGACCAAGAGTTGTGGGAACAGCTTCAGCAATTAGTCAATGCTCTGCAGTCCGTCACGTTGACCCATCGTATTCATCTTTGGCAGCAGCAGACTTCACGATGGGTTGAATCAGCAGCACTTCCGTCCCTCGAAAATCCATCCAACTTTGATTTAGCCTTGCAGCCAGATTGGCAGCACAGGCTGCAGCAGGGAGAGATATTAGCCCTTGATCAATTGAGCCTGACGAAGGATCCTGCACCCCCAGCACTCTGGGATAATCTCCAAGCGCTACAAACAAGAGCGCTGGTGGTGGTGCCAATTCTGGCAGAACAGCAGCTCTGGGGAACCCTTTACCTACATTCCCCTCAGCCGGACCCGAACTGGTCTGACACTACGCTTGAACGGCTGGCCGATCTGCAGATCATACTGAAGCTGATTCTGGCTCAGCAGCAATAA
- a CDS encoding ATP-binding protein: protein MNSHESEAVHHLLVIQDQQGRWSVALQEATGSIGRDARNNIILDAPTVSRQHATLLRIPLPQAGHYRFRLVDGNLSGERSAAGLVVNGQACLCHDLQTGDVIQFGDQAEAKYYVVSRPPGCSDVRMFDDPSGFLLPQNPHNDQGFKETNDAALARLASFPELIPTPIIEMSVAGAITYLNPAALAQFPDLRSQGVQHPLLADLPSIIDSCSDETLVCTTRLGEVLLEQSIHFLPSNGLIRLFVTDITERNKIESDLWRRDRLLREVIAAQDISFAARFNRLLKLGCEWFGLSTGVLAKMQDDQVEILATHGLLTAEDLTWELSQNDREHWRNILKTSDPVEQTGYLAESNPFLSSLPDLPIVTSFGHRVVVRGEVYGILFFTSLVPSSQAFRAADRELLQMMAQWVGGEIERQQSQVALQQQLRRTVVLRQITQDIRQSLDTQHILQTAVNEMGQVFEVNRCIIHAYSEEPEPQLPCVAEYLTPGTASMLNFTIPVEGNQHAQTVLTQDTAVVSEQVATDPLLKDHLAFCEQLNVQSMLAIRTSYQGQPNGIVALHQCDRIRHWQPEDTELFQYLADQVGLALAQARLLEQETDHRQQLARQNKALAIAQQESELANRAKSQFLATMSHEIRTPMNAVIGMAELLMDTGLTAQQQDFAETITKSGEALLTLLNDLLDLSKIESGKLALNIHPLEIRQCVQEVFNILQSQAVAKGLTLALHIDATVPAVVMGDDLRLRQILLNLISNAIKFTETGTISVTVTATTVTAAYDIRFAVKDTGIGLAPDQQSLLFQPFSQLDASITRKYGGTGLGLAICQQLVLLMGGDIWATSHGSVAGAPPPQWLRRQMLNDAPVVEQPSGSTFYFTILAQLETADWVQQMSETVESLFQPHVQVPDLPQHRILVAEDNRTNQKVIELMLEKLGYQADIVDNGAEAVEALRLRSYRVVLLDIEMPKMDGLTAARLICEQWPPSTRPYLIAVTAYAMNDDRQRCLDAGMNDVITKPLRGQAILQALQHAFQAPEIQQPPVQEPPPADQDEAILDGEVLQALRQMGSEQALTEIVNQYLEDAPISLQRVEDAIIIKNSDALRQAAHSLRSSSANLGALGFAHLCKQIEDLGKAGTVANVTIEPLRSEYPKVKAALQRAFPQA from the coding sequence ATGAACAGCCATGAATCAGAGGCGGTCCACCATCTATTAGTCATTCAAGATCAGCAGGGACGATGGTCCGTTGCCCTTCAGGAAGCCACTGGGTCCATTGGTCGCGATGCCAGAAATAACATTATTTTGGATGCTCCGACAGTCTCTCGCCAACATGCGACACTCCTGCGCATTCCACTGCCGCAAGCAGGGCACTATCGATTTCGGCTGGTGGACGGCAACCTCAGCGGGGAAAGGAGCGCAGCCGGTTTAGTGGTCAACGGACAGGCTTGCCTCTGCCATGATTTGCAAACGGGAGACGTGATTCAGTTTGGCGACCAAGCAGAGGCAAAGTACTACGTCGTCTCTCGTCCTCCCGGATGCTCTGATGTCAGAATGTTCGACGATCCCTCAGGATTTTTGCTACCCCAAAATCCTCACAACGATCAGGGCTTCAAAGAGACCAATGATGCCGCCTTAGCCCGTCTCGCTTCCTTCCCTGAACTGATTCCCACACCGATTATTGAGATGAGTGTCGCAGGAGCGATTACGTACCTCAATCCTGCAGCCTTAGCCCAGTTCCCAGATCTTAGAAGCCAGGGAGTACAGCATCCCTTACTGGCTGATCTGCCCTCCATCATCGATTCTTGTTCAGATGAGACGTTGGTTTGCACCACTCGGCTGGGTGAAGTTCTGCTGGAGCAGTCCATTCATTTTTTGCCCAGTAATGGCCTCATTCGTCTATTCGTCACTGACATCACCGAACGGAATAAAATCGAGAGTGACCTCTGGCGGCGCGACCGGCTGCTGCGAGAGGTGATTGCAGCTCAAGATATTAGTTTTGCGGCTCGCTTCAATCGGCTCTTGAAGTTAGGCTGCGAATGGTTTGGGTTATCCACTGGCGTGCTCGCAAAAATGCAGGACGATCAGGTCGAGATTCTGGCAACGCACGGATTACTCACAGCAGAGGATTTGACGTGGGAACTCTCTCAGAACGATCGAGAGCACTGGCGCAATATTCTAAAGACATCGGATCCCGTCGAACAAACGGGCTATTTAGCGGAGAGCAATCCTTTCCTCTCTTCCCTCCCAGACTTACCGATAGTCACCTCCTTTGGCCATCGCGTAGTAGTGAGGGGAGAGGTTTACGGCATCCTCTTTTTTACTAGCCTCGTTCCCTCTTCTCAGGCGTTTCGGGCAGCGGATCGAGAACTGCTGCAGATGATGGCCCAGTGGGTCGGCGGCGAAATCGAGCGTCAGCAGTCGCAGGTCGCACTTCAGCAGCAGCTACGCCGCACGGTGGTCCTCAGACAAATTACCCAAGATATTCGTCAAAGCTTAGACACTCAGCATATTCTGCAAACAGCAGTGAATGAGATGGGTCAGGTCTTTGAGGTCAATCGATGCATTATCCATGCCTATAGTGAGGAACCTGAGCCACAACTTCCCTGCGTGGCTGAGTATTTGACCCCTGGGACCGCTTCAATGCTCAATTTTACAATCCCAGTTGAGGGCAATCAGCATGCACAAACCGTGCTGACCCAGGATACAGCAGTGGTCTCGGAACAAGTAGCAACAGATCCGCTGTTGAAAGACCATCTGGCGTTCTGCGAACAACTGAATGTGCAGTCCATGCTGGCGATTCGAACCTCTTACCAAGGTCAGCCCAACGGTATTGTGGCGCTACATCAATGCGATCGCATCCGTCACTGGCAGCCCGAAGATACTGAGCTGTTCCAATACCTTGCAGATCAGGTGGGATTAGCCCTCGCCCAGGCGCGCCTGCTAGAGCAAGAAACCGACCATCGCCAGCAGCTCGCTCGCCAGAATAAAGCCCTTGCGATCGCACAGCAGGAATCAGAATTAGCCAATCGAGCCAAAAGCCAGTTCTTGGCGACCATGAGCCACGAGATCCGCACCCCCATGAATGCCGTGATTGGGATGGCGGAGCTATTGATGGATACAGGACTGACCGCTCAGCAGCAAGATTTTGCTGAAACCATCACCAAAAGTGGCGAGGCATTGCTAACCCTGCTCAATGACTTACTCGATCTCTCTAAAATCGAGTCCGGAAAGCTGGCATTAAATATCCATCCCCTAGAGATTCGGCAGTGCGTCCAGGAAGTGTTTAATATCCTCCAGTCCCAGGCCGTTGCCAAAGGACTAACGCTAGCGCTGCACATTGACGCGACTGTCCCAGCAGTGGTGATGGGTGATGACCTACGACTGCGGCAAATTTTACTGAACTTGATCAGCAACGCCATTAAGTTTACCGAAACCGGCACCATTTCAGTGACGGTGACGGCCACCACCGTGACGGCAGCCTACGATATTCGTTTTGCAGTCAAAGATACAGGCATTGGCTTGGCGCCTGATCAGCAGTCTCTACTATTTCAGCCCTTCAGCCAGTTAGATGCGTCTATTACCCGTAAATATGGGGGCACGGGCTTGGGCTTAGCGATTTGCCAACAGCTGGTCTTGTTGATGGGGGGCGATATCTGGGCCACCAGCCACGGCAGTGTTGCCGGCGCGCCCCCTCCACAATGGCTGCGAAGGCAGATGCTGAATGATGCTCCTGTTGTCGAGCAACCCTCTGGTTCGACATTCTATTTCACTATCTTGGCCCAGCTTGAGACGGCAGACTGGGTCCAACAGATGTCAGAGACCGTGGAGTCTCTCTTTCAACCTCATGTGCAGGTTCCAGATTTGCCGCAGCACCGCATTTTGGTCGCGGAGGACAACCGCACGAATCAAAAAGTTATTGAGCTGATGCTCGAGAAACTAGGGTACCAGGCGGATATCGTCGATAACGGTGCCGAGGCAGTCGAGGCCCTTCGTTTGCGGTCTTACCGCGTCGTACTGTTGGATATTGAGATGCCTAAAATGGACGGTCTCACGGCAGCTCGGCTCATTTGTGAGCAGTGGCCACCCTCTACAAGACCCTACCTGATTGCCGTTACAGCCTATGCAATGAATGATGACCGCCAGCGATGCTTAGACGCAGGCATGAATGATGTGATCACGAAACCTCTGCGAGGACAGGCTATTCTGCAGGCACTACAGCACGCGTTCCAGGCCCCCGAAATACAGCAACCCCCAGTCCAAGAGCCGCCGCCGGCAGATCAGGATGAAGCTATTTTAGATGGGGAGGTGCTGCAAGCGCTGCGGCAGATGGGGAGTGAACAGGCGCTGACTGAAATTGTCAATCAGTATCTTGAAGATGCGCCCATTAGTTTGCAGAGAGTAGAAGATGCGATCATAATCAAAAACTCAGACGCCCTCCGTCAGGCGGCCCACAGCCTCCGATCCAGCAGCGCAAACCTAGGGGCCTTAGGGTTCGCCCATCTCTGCAAACAGATTGAAGACTTGGGCAAAGCGGGTACGGTTGCCAACGTCACCATTGAACCTCTACGTTCTGAATATCCTAAAGTTAAGGCTGCACTACAGCGAGCCTTTCCGCAGGCCTGA
- a CDS encoding NACHT domain-containing protein, with product MAKRSLFATPVGAIKAKQAFQRLGWTQEYLAAQVSVQTRQPIWKFFTGKPIERHIFIDLCFQLDLEWQEIAGLPSPDDLRATSTAQELDEWVQRLRTYQQGQLQAQCGILQSSLDVTHTLQLSEIYTGIQTLPQLTHQRWLEISELQTATESTRFMPVHDDLTQGAETIKAHSKLVIVGKPGAGKTTFLQHIALECQGNRLRPECIPIFIPLRMLTRTAQDDFSIVDYISRVWNGSGLADEQLERLLQQGRVLILLDGLDEVAQENSQSLIHQIQDFADQYYQCQIIVTCRIAAQSYYFRGFTYVELADFNQAQIEAFARRYFVATAQNSKTAGLSKATQFFEQLQQHENQPIRELVVSPLLLSLVCSVFQERSSFPSNRAKLYKAALDILLGRWDQARGIHRDTTYQQLSRAQKITLMGQIAATTFEQGHFYFEKQDVLRIIAGYLSSFADVSSDPEVLWQASEAVLGSIVLQHGLLVERARDVYSFSHLTFQEYLAARKIVATPPASRQQALAHLATHVCDAQWREVLLLTSSMLPDATDLVQQIQAQIQGLAHTESLQKFLAGLDRKVSGLELDCKPAAVRAFYFSLLFDRDLNLAIALDPTLANDLPDALALDLAFVRAFNLSLPLVKGSSLKEILNFSFALDLEQRFTFETPLRQSWQALKEKLPDPAMGEINLQNWWQTDGLQWVESFQAWLTEHRHLNWPPKGQGQLQQYYQANQRLVDCLSGECRLPSELKSQLQSTVLQPVSTLRPASPCS from the coding sequence ATGGCAAAACGATCGCTTTTTGCCACACCTGTCGGTGCCATCAAAGCCAAACAGGCCTTTCAACGCCTTGGGTGGACTCAGGAGTATTTAGCTGCCCAGGTAAGCGTCCAGACCCGGCAACCCATTTGGAAATTTTTCACCGGGAAACCCATTGAGCGACATATTTTTATTGATCTTTGCTTTCAGCTGGACCTGGAATGGCAGGAGATTGCAGGCCTTCCTAGCCCCGACGACCTCAGAGCAACCTCCACGGCGCAAGAGTTAGACGAATGGGTTCAAAGACTGCGAACTTATCAGCAAGGTCAACTACAGGCCCAGTGTGGCATCCTGCAGTCTTCGCTAGACGTAACTCATACGCTGCAGCTCAGTGAGATCTATACCGGCATTCAAACGTTGCCCCAACTGACCCACCAGCGCTGGCTAGAGATTTCTGAGCTACAGACCGCAACGGAATCCACCCGATTTATGCCGGTCCATGACGATTTAACGCAGGGTGCAGAAACCATTAAGGCCCACTCAAAGCTAGTGATTGTGGGTAAACCTGGAGCCGGTAAGACTACTTTTTTACAGCACATTGCCCTTGAGTGCCAAGGCAACCGTCTACGACCGGAATGCATTCCCATTTTTATCCCGCTGCGGATGCTGACGCGCACCGCCCAAGATGATTTCAGCATTGTCGATTACATCAGCCGGGTCTGGAACGGCAGCGGCCTTGCAGATGAGCAACTCGAACGGTTGCTACAGCAGGGCCGTGTACTGATTCTGCTGGATGGCCTTGATGAGGTGGCTCAAGAGAACAGCCAAAGTCTCATTCACCAAATTCAAGACTTTGCCGATCAGTACTATCAATGCCAGATCATTGTCACCTGCCGGATTGCCGCCCAATCCTATTACTTTCGTGGGTTCACCTACGTTGAGCTAGCAGACTTCAATCAGGCCCAAATTGAAGCCTTTGCCCGTCGCTATTTCGTCGCGACGGCCCAGAATTCAAAGACAGCAGGACTCTCTAAAGCCACCCAGTTTTTCGAGCAGCTCCAGCAGCATGAGAATCAGCCGATTCGAGAATTAGTGGTCAGTCCACTGTTGCTCAGCTTGGTCTGTTCTGTTTTTCAGGAGCGGTCTTCCTTTCCCAGCAATCGCGCAAAGCTTTACAAAGCGGCTTTAGATATTCTGCTGGGTCGCTGGGATCAGGCCCGAGGCATCCATCGAGACACGACCTATCAACAGCTCTCGCGGGCGCAAAAAATCACGCTAATGGGGCAGATTGCCGCAACGACCTTTGAGCAGGGCCATTTCTATTTTGAGAAACAGGATGTCCTACGGATTATTGCCGGGTATCTATCCAGTTTTGCCGACGTTAGCTCAGATCCAGAGGTGCTTTGGCAAGCTAGTGAGGCTGTACTGGGCTCCATTGTTCTGCAGCACGGCTTGCTGGTTGAGCGAGCCCGAGATGTCTATTCATTCTCGCATTTGACCTTTCAGGAATATCTCGCCGCTCGCAAAATTGTAGCGACGCCTCCAGCATCTCGCCAGCAAGCGTTGGCGCACTTAGCGACCCATGTCTGTGATGCTCAGTGGCGTGAGGTACTGCTGCTCACCAGCAGCATGCTGCCGGATGCGACCGATCTGGTACAGCAAATCCAGGCTCAAATTCAAGGCTTGGCCCACACAGAATCCTTGCAAAAGTTTCTCGCTGGACTCGATCGCAAGGTAAGTGGGCTAGAGCTCGACTGCAAGCCAGCGGCAGTGAGGGCATTCTACTTCAGTCTGCTGTTTGATCGGGATCTGAACCTTGCGATCGCACTTGATCCAACCCTTGCCAATGACCTGCCTGACGCCTTGGCCCTAGACCTGGCCTTCGTGCGGGCCTTCAACCTCAGCTTGCCATTAGTGAAAGGATCTAGTCTCAAAGAAATTCTCAACTTCAGCTTCGCGTTGGACCTAGAACAGCGGTTTACCTTTGAAACACCACTGCGCCAAAGCTGGCAAGCCCTCAAAGAAAAACTTCCTGACCCCGCCATGGGTGAAATAAATCTCCAGAACTGGTGGCAGACCGATGGGCTCCAATGGGTTGAAAGCTTCCAGGCCTGGCTCACTGAGCATCGTCACCTCAACTGGCCGCCCAAGGGACAAGGACAGCTTCAACAGTACTATCAAGCGAATCAGCGACTAGTAGACTGTCTGAGCGGAGAATGCAGACTCCCTTCCGAGCTGAAATCCCAGCTACAGTCCACAGTCCTGCAGCCCGTCTCGACCCTGCGGCCCGCTAGCCCATGTTCATAG
- a CDS encoding TrkH family potassium uptake protein, producing MTVSRTICLGFLALIVVGTLLLLLPFSTTSGQWNDPLVALFTATSAVCVTGHIVVDTGTYFSRWGQGIILALIQVGGLGYMMSTTFLLLLLGRKFGLRDKIALQQSLDRRKMQGSARLVQSIISTIILFELTGLFAMLWVFVPNYGWSQGLWLSLFHSVSAWNNAGFSLFSDSLTGYQSSWLMHLVVPALVIFGGIGYETLFEAYLWGRDRISGKAERMIFSLNFRVVISTTVVLLSMGTVAFFLTEIRNPATLGSLNLKQQVLAAWFQSMTARTAGFNSIDVGKMSTAGLFMTIALMFVGASPGGTGGGVKTTTLRILAGATRAILQGREDVCMYEREIPISMILKAIGVFLGSITAVVIITTLIAFTDPEIGFIQILFEVVSAFATVGLSTGITTSLSATAKLLLVLTMYMGRVGILLLMTVILGDPKPRKVHYPEESLLVG from the coding sequence ATGACCGTCTCTCGCACGATTTGTCTGGGGTTTTTAGCTCTCATTGTGGTAGGCACCCTATTACTGCTGCTGCCCTTTTCCACGACCAGTGGGCAATGGAATGATCCGCTGGTCGCACTGTTTACGGCAACGTCAGCCGTCTGTGTAACCGGCCACATCGTTGTGGACACCGGCACCTACTTTTCCCGTTGGGGGCAAGGGATTATTCTGGCCCTGATTCAGGTCGGGGGATTGGGCTACATGATGTCCACCACTTTCTTACTATTGCTTCTAGGTCGCAAGTTTGGCCTGCGAGATAAAATTGCGCTTCAGCAATCCCTTGATCGGCGCAAAATGCAGGGAAGCGCTCGACTGGTTCAGTCGATCATTTCTACTATTATCCTATTTGAGCTGACGGGACTGTTCGCGATGCTGTGGGTTTTTGTACCCAACTATGGCTGGTCCCAAGGCCTTTGGCTCTCGCTATTCCATAGCGTGAGCGCTTGGAACAATGCAGGCTTTAGCCTCTTCTCTGATAGCTTGACGGGCTATCAGTCTTCATGGCTGATGCATTTGGTGGTGCCTGCCCTTGTGATTTTTGGCGGTATTGGTTACGAGACGCTGTTCGAGGCTTATCTCTGGGGACGCGATCGCATCTCTGGCAAAGCAGAGCGCATGATTTTTTCCCTTAACTTTCGGGTCGTCATCAGCACTACCGTCGTATTGCTCAGCATGGGCACCGTCGCCTTTTTTCTCACAGAAATTCGGAATCCAGCGACTCTAGGGTCGCTTAATCTCAAACAACAGGTTTTAGCCGCTTGGTTCCAGTCCATGACCGCGAGAACTGCAGGATTCAACTCCATTGACGTGGGCAAGATGAGCACCGCCGGTTTATTCATGACCATTGCCCTAATGTTTGTCGGAGCCAGCCCCGGCGGAACAGGCGGCGGCGTCAAAACAACAACATTACGGATTTTGGCAGGCGCAACCCGAGCCATTCTTCAAGGTCGTGAAGATGTTTGTATGTACGAACGTGAAATTCCCATCTCAATGATTTTAAAAGCCATTGGGGTTTTTCTGGGCTCAATCACAGCGGTGGTCATTATTACCACCCTGATTGCGTTCACTGATCCAGAGATTGGCTTTATTCAGATTTTGTTTGAAGTGGTCTCAGCCTTCGCCACCGTGGGTTTGTCGACAGGCATCACCACCAGCTTATCTGCGACAGCAAAGCTGCTGTTAGTCCTCACGATGTACATGGGTCGAGTAGGGATTCTGCTTTTGATGACGGTCATTTTAGGAGACCCGAAACCAAGAAAAGTACATTACCCAGAGGAGTCTCTGCTAGTCGGCTAG
- a CDS encoding aspartate aminotransferase, translated as MSLDWIAPAERLSALPPYVFARLDELKTQARLQGIDLIDLGMGNPDGSAPQPVIDAAISAFKTPEYHGYPPFEGTASFRNTITDWYRRRYGVELDADGEALPLLGSKEGLTHLALAYVNPGDVVLVPNPAYPPHFRGPALAGADLYELLLKPENDWLIDLNAIPEDIARRAKILYFNYPSNPTTAVAPRSFFEEMVAFAREYNILLVHDLCYAELSFDGYQPVSLLEIPGGKDIGVEFHTLSKTYNMAGWRVGFVVGNRHIIQGLRTLKTNLDYGIFSVIQSAAETALNLPDSHLQWVQDRYRNRRDFLIAGLGKLGWQIPKTQATMYLWIPCPVGMGSTDFALQLIEQTGIVVTPGNAFGSGGEGYVRVSLIAGDDRLAEALERLDGAGIRYRTP; from the coding sequence ATGAGCCTAGACTGGATTGCGCCTGCAGAACGACTCAGTGCCTTACCGCCTTACGTCTTTGCCCGCCTAGATGAACTGAAAACTCAAGCGCGTCTGCAGGGGATTGATCTGATTGATTTGGGGATGGGCAACCCCGATGGCTCTGCGCCCCAGCCGGTGATTGATGCTGCGATATCAGCCTTCAAAACCCCGGAGTACCACGGTTACCCTCCCTTCGAAGGCACCGCCAGCTTTCGCAACACGATCACAGACTGGTACCGACGACGCTACGGTGTCGAGCTTGACGCAGACGGTGAAGCGCTGCCGCTGCTAGGTTCCAAAGAAGGACTAACCCATTTAGCGCTGGCCTACGTCAATCCTGGAGACGTTGTTCTAGTTCCCAATCCCGCTTACCCCCCTCACTTTCGTGGCCCCGCCCTGGCCGGGGCCGATTTATACGAGCTATTGCTAAAGCCAGAGAACGATTGGCTCATCGATCTCAACGCTATTCCTGAAGATATCGCGCGTCGTGCAAAGATTCTCTACTTTAATTATCCCTCGAATCCCACAACGGCCGTGGCACCCCGCTCCTTTTTTGAAGAGATGGTGGCCTTTGCCCGCGAGTACAACATTTTACTAGTCCATGATCTCTGCTATGCCGAGCTTTCCTTCGACGGCTATCAACCCGTCAGTCTCCTAGAAATTCCGGGAGGGAAAGATATTGGAGTTGAATTTCATACCCTCTCCAAAACCTACAACATGGCCGGTTGGCGCGTCGGATTTGTGGTTGGGAATCGCCATATTATTCAGGGGCTACGGACCCTCAAAACAAACCTTGACTACGGCATTTTCTCGGTTATTCAATCTGCTGCTGAAACAGCCCTTAACTTACCCGACAGTCATCTCCAGTGGGTGCAAGATCGCTACCGCAACCGACGAGATTTTTTGATCGCAGGTCTAGGAAAATTGGGGTGGCAAATTCCAAAAACCCAGGCCACGATGTATCTTTGGATTCCTTGCCCTGTGGGGATGGGATCCACTGACTTTGCGCTGCAGCTCATTGAGCAAACCGGCATTGTCGTCACGCCGGGGAATGCTTTTGGCTCCGGTGGCGAAGGCTATGTGCGCGTCAGCTTGATTGCTGGAGATGATCGCCTTGCCGAGGCACTAGAGCGTCTTGATGGCGCTGGTATTCGCTATCGAACCCCATAA
- a CDS encoding iron-containing alcohol dehydrogenase family protein, with protein sequence MVQVTRPRTTAIAPSQILRGKGILESCVEVSSLGQRPLVIGGNHGLDQVRSSLQTALAHLSWEEASYAPDCSEASLEKLCSAVQAHQADLVIGAGGGKALDAAKWVGYHCRLPVVTIPTSAATCAAWTALSNLYSDNGTFEYDVSLSQCPNLLILDYQLIESAPQRTLVAGIGDALAKWYEASVSSGQSQDTLVIAAVQQARVLRDILLQKSAEALASPGSDIWCQVVDASVLMAGVIGGLGGAQCRTVAAHAVHNGLTHLPHHKGSLHGEKVAYGILVQLRLEEMLQGSQLAMTARHQLLAFYRQIGLPTTLADLGMAEVSLQVLMQSADVACAPQSDLHHLPFTVVPDQLMAAMVSTTAPIPGRVSCTQQMNGLNEDCP encoded by the coding sequence ATGGTACAAGTCACGCGTCCCCGAACCACTGCGATTGCCCCCTCTCAGATTCTGCGGGGAAAAGGAATCCTTGAGAGCTGCGTTGAGGTTTCATCCCTAGGTCAACGCCCCCTCGTGATTGGAGGGAACCACGGTCTCGATCAAGTGCGGTCGTCATTGCAAACAGCACTCGCACATCTGAGCTGGGAAGAAGCGTCCTACGCCCCAGACTGCAGTGAGGCGAGCTTAGAAAAACTCTGTTCAGCAGTCCAAGCACATCAGGCCGACCTAGTCATTGGCGCAGGCGGCGGTAAAGCCCTAGACGCAGCCAAGTGGGTGGGCTATCACTGCCGGCTTCCTGTAGTGACCATCCCCACCTCTGCCGCGACCTGCGCCGCTTGGACAGCACTCTCTAACCTTTACTCCGACAACGGAACCTTCGAGTACGATGTCTCACTCTCCCAATGTCCCAATCTCTTAATTCTTGACTACCAGCTGATTGAAAGCGCACCCCAACGAACCCTGGTCGCCGGAATCGGAGATGCTCTAGCCAAGTGGTATGAAGCCTCCGTCAGCAGCGGTCAGTCTCAAGATACTTTGGTGATTGCTGCCGTACAGCAGGCCCGCGTTCTGCGCGATATTTTGCTGCAAAAATCAGCAGAGGCACTGGCCAGTCCCGGCAGCGATATCTGGTGTCAGGTAGTTGATGCCTCAGTGTTAATGGCGGGCGTGATCGGCGGGCTGGGCGGCGCTCAATGTCGAACAGTTGCTGCCCACGCAGTTCATAACGGCTTGACCCATTTACCTCACCACAAAGGCAGTTTGCATGGGGAAAAAGTTGCCTATGGTATTCTGGTGCAGCTTCGACTCGAAGAAATGCTCCAGGGAAGCCAATTGGCAATGACGGCGCGACACCAGCTTTTAGCGTTTTATCGACAGATTGGCCTGCCCACAACGCTCGCAGATCTGGGGATGGCGGAGGTCTCTCTGCAAGTTTTGATGCAGTCCGCAGACGTGGCCTGTGCCCCTCAGTCCGATCTTCATCATTTGCCCTTTACCGTTGTGCCCGATCAATTAATGGCTGCAATGGTCTCCACGACAGCCCCTATCCCTGGTCGTGTTTCCTGTACTCAGCAGATGAACGGGCTGAACGAGGACTGCCCATGA
- a CDS encoding Ycf51 family protein, translating into MTPNSIFLQYGQWSAILMAICAVFAGLAFMFKWGFRFRIVGATGFLGVLTAGLFALSLVPLTRTAIPGAVRYSLIYDSAGPQAVIVVPSEITKPQLEATLQQAASNLFSPGRTSQGADQLTIRARALIHPHPGVSEIVVLGQVKRSLSVREDENMNVEIFDERLAQLPQVASNDS; encoded by the coding sequence ATGACCCCAAATAGCATCTTCCTGCAGTATGGCCAGTGGAGTGCCATTTTGATGGCGATCTGCGCCGTGTTCGCGGGTCTGGCCTTCATGTTTAAGTGGGGCTTCCGCTTTCGTATCGTGGGCGCCACCGGATTTTTAGGTGTATTAACCGCAGGGCTATTTGCCCTCAGCCTAGTACCACTGACGCGCACCGCAATTCCAGGAGCGGTCCGGTACTCCTTAATCTATGACTCCGCCGGACCGCAGGCCGTAATTGTGGTGCCGTCTGAGATTACGAAGCCTCAGTTGGAGGCAACTCTACAGCAGGCTGCCAGCAATCTATTCTCCCCTGGACGCACCTCGCAGGGCGCTGATCAGCTCACGATTCGAGCACGTGCCTTAATCCATCCTCACCCTGGCGTCTCAGAAATTGTTGTCCTAGGCCAAGTCAAACGATCGCTCTCCGTTCGTGAAGATGAGAATATGAACGTGGAAATATTTGACGAGCGACTCGCTCAGCTTCCACAGGTTGCCAGTAACGACTCTTAA